In a genomic window of Clostridia bacterium:
- a CDS encoding class I SAM-dependent rRNA methyltransferase, translating into MKQQRPYPKVKISRKAERSVKNGHPWIYGEEILATDGELQDGGLVDVLAGNAYMGTGFYNSASKITVRLISRNANDVFDARFWRRRVEYAVRYRQTVMPGADFTCCRLIHGEADQMPGLTVDRYSSLLSVQVTCLGMELIKDTIYRALWDVLTAMGETVTGIYERNDIALRAKEGLAEYKGWYLLADMPVPASAVTEICENGVRYLVDVENGQKTGFFLDQKYNRAAVARIAKGKRVLDCFTHTGSFGLNAALGGAEHVTCVDVSQSAVDMAKANAARNGLDGKMDFLCEDVFELLTRLAEQKCRNYDLIILDPPAFTKSRQTVQAAAKGYKEINLKAMKLLPRGGYLATCSCSHFMTNELFRQVLAGAARDAAVSLRQVEARQQSPDHPILWNVPETDYLKFYIFQVV; encoded by the coding sequence ATGAAACAACAACGGCCGTATCCCAAAGTGAAGATATCCCGCAAGGCAGAACGCAGCGTCAAGAACGGGCATCCCTGGATATACGGGGAAGAGATTCTTGCCACCGACGGCGAGCTCCAGGACGGCGGGCTGGTGGATGTGTTGGCCGGCAACGCCTATATGGGTACCGGCTTTTACAACAGCGCCAGCAAGATCACCGTGCGCCTGATTTCCCGCAACGCCAACGACGTCTTTGACGCTCGCTTCTGGCGCCGCCGGGTGGAGTATGCAGTTCGCTACCGCCAAACGGTCATGCCCGGTGCGGACTTTACCTGCTGTCGCCTGATTCACGGTGAGGCTGACCAGATGCCGGGGCTGACCGTGGACCGCTACAGCAGCCTCCTATCGGTGCAGGTCACTTGCCTGGGCATGGAACTAATTAAGGATACCATCTATCGCGCCCTTTGGGATGTTCTTACCGCCATGGGCGAGACTGTCACCGGCATTTACGAGCGCAATGACATAGCCTTGCGCGCCAAAGAAGGACTGGCAGAATATAAGGGTTGGTACCTGCTTGCTGACATGCCGGTACCGGCATCGGCCGTGACGGAGATCTGCGAAAACGGCGTGCGATACCTGGTGGATGTGGAAAACGGGCAGAAAACCGGGTTTTTTCTTGACCAGAAATATAACCGGGCCGCGGTGGCCAGGATTGCCAAAGGCAAGCGAGTACTGGACTGCTTCACCCATACAGGCTCCTTCGGCCTTAACGCCGCTTTAGGCGGGGCGGAGCATGTAACCTGTGTGGATGTCTCCCAATCCGCCGTCGACATGGCCAAGGCCAATGCCGCCCGCAACGGTTTGGACGGCAAAATGGATTTCCTGTGCGAGGACGTGTTTGAACTGTTAACCAGGCTGGCAGAACAGAAATGCCGGAACTATGACCTCATCATCCTGGACCCGCCGGCCTTTACCAAGTCCCGCCAGACGGTGCAGGCCGCAGCCAAGGGGTATAAAGAAATTAACCTGAAGGCCATGAAGCTGCTGCCCCGGGGCGGGTACCTGGCCACCTGCAGCTGCAGCCATTTCATGACCAATGAGCTGTTCCGTCAAGTACTAGCCGGCGCGGCAAGGGATGCCGCCGTATCTTTAAGGCAGGTTGAAGCCCGCCAGCAGTCCCCGGACCACCCTATCCTCTGGAATGTGCCGGAGACGGACTACCTTAAGTTCTACATTTTCCAGGTGGTATAA